GAATAAAAACGCGGTTAATCTGTTGATTGTAGACCATCATATACACCTCTTTCCAGAAGCCTGCTCTGAAGATCCGATCGCCTTTGCGGAAAAGCATTTCGAGCCGCATTGGCAAGATCTGGTTGCGCCTCCGGGTCGGAAAAGCCTTCAGGGTTGGGCCTCGGTTGACGCCTGCTTGCAGGACATGGATAGTGCCGGAGTGGAGATGGCGTGGTTGTTGGGTTGGTATTGGGAACAGGCGGATACCTGCCGACTGCACAATGCCTACTATGCGGATATCCTGCAGCTGTGGCCGGGTCGCTTTAACGCCTTGGCTTGTTATCACCCCCAACTGGTTCACGAAGAAGGTCCCGATGCATGGGTGGAGCGGATTTGGGCGGATGGGTTTATCGGTGTCGGTGAGCTGTTGCCGCAGGTGCAAGGGTTCGATCTGACCGATCACGCATTTGCGCGGGTGTTGGACATGATCGGGGAGCGCGACGGTTGGGTGAATTTTCATGTGACCGAGCCGGTGG
The nucleotide sequence above comes from Opitutales bacterium. Encoded proteins:
- a CDS encoding amidohydrolase, producing the protein MIVDHHIHLFPEACSEDPIAFAEKHFEPHWQDLVAPPGRKSLQGWASVDACLQDMDSAGVEMAWLLGWYWEQADTCRLHNAYYADILQLWPGRFNALACYHPQLVHEEGPDAWVERIWADGFIGVGELLPQVQGFDLTDHAFARVLDMIGERDGWVNFHVTEPVGRTYPGRVDTPLQPFVDLARRHPKTQFILSHLGGGIAFFLDNPVARKGLNNLFIDTAAWPLIYSESAVKAAIQLAGQKRVLYGTDYPLRVFPKLGREQQMKANRERWLSMIKPH